The following nucleotide sequence is from Diospyros lotus cultivar Yz01 chromosome 3, ASM1463336v1, whole genome shotgun sequence.
GATGCATGCAGTACCCATTTTGGGGTTCCCTCTTCAAACAAAATGTCAAAAGGAAGCATTTAAATGAAACAGAGAACTTAATGAGTAATGATTTAAGATCACTAAATGTTTCCCAATTTTGCCTGTTTGAATACACTACGTCCACTAGAAGGATGATTGGAAGTCTAGATCTGTTTCCATGCTGTACGTTCGTTATATAAAAGCTAAAATAGCTTCAAGCAAACTCTTTATTTGAAGAGTACTAGCATTTCAGACTTAAGATGTGAACTTCGATTATGACAACTTTAGCAGGTTGCCGAGTCACAGAAATTATCAGCTGACACTACTGAGCTTTGTATGTTAAACATGGATCTGATCACGTCTTATTCAGAACAAGAGGCAttcatgaaaagaaaaacaaacaaaatctcTCACCTTTCGCCAGCTAATTGCTAAAGGAATGGCTCTTGGAGGTACCCAAAAAGGGTAGCAAGAGTTGGCagcttgagttcatttttccgCCTTTATTCGAGGTTTCCAGAAAAGCAGATGCATCAGTTTGAAACCGAAACCTTTCCCTCCTGCCACTCCTACTGGAGGTAAATTTTTGCCGACTAATTACGGTCCTGAATCTGTTTTCTCTAACCAGATGAAGGCTGGTATCTACAATAATCGTTACCCATTTCCTGCTCAGATGAGATGCAAAGGAACAACCTCTCATAGGCAGCCGCCATCTTGGTCGCAGTGAAGAGCGTTAAACCCCTTCCTCTAGCCACCATGCCTTTCTTCTCTAGAATTCCTCTCCCATCTTCCCAAACCTGATACAGAGCCCTCTTCAGCGAACTCACTGTGGGAGAAAATGTATAGCCCATTTCGTTGCTGACAATCACAGACCCCGTAATGCTGGCGAGCCTTGTCGCCATGACTGGCTTGCCGGAAAGTGTTGCTTCTAATAGGGTATGATCCAATCCTTGGGCTCTGAGGGTTGGATTCACAAAGAGATCTATAGCATTATAGAAACCTGCCAGTTGAGCCTGCTCCACTGGCCCCAAAACCAGCAAATTGGTGCCCAAGTCTTTGTATCTACCACCCCATGGTCCATCCCCAGCCACCAAAACAGCAACACTTTCCCGAAATGTAATGTTTTCCGCGAACATTTGCTTCAGAGCTTCAAACATTAGTGGGTGCCCTTTGTCTTTAACCAACCTCCCAGCCATTCCCAAGATCAATGACTTGGTCTTTGGAACTGCAAATTTCTGCTTGAAATCCTTGCCTCTGGAGCCATCTGGCCGGAAGATCCCCTCATCGACGCCATTCAGGATGACGTGAACTCGATCATCCGGGATCATATAGATCCTTCTCAGGACATCCCCAACATGATCACTGGTAGCAACATGGTGAGCATATCTTGGGAAAAACCTCACCTCTTCAACAACCTTCAAAGCTCTCTGGGCCAGTGCTTTTGCCTGTGGCTCTGCAGGATCTCGGAGAAGTTCCTGAATTACGTCACTGTGTATGGCTTCATAAGCAATTCCATGCCAGGAAACAGCCAGATTGGTGAGATTCCGGGACCGGGTATGCATGAGGCCTACGCTTTCAGTGTGGATCACATCGAAAGGCCTCCCGGTTGAGTTCTGGGCCAGAAATTGCGCCCACACTGAAGCTTGATCCAGGTAACCAGCAGCCGTTGGCTTTGAGAAGTGAAAATGGAGATTACTTATTGGGTATTTTGGAAGGGGTGAGTTTGGAGGATTGGCAGTGAAGATGTGGAGATCGTGGCCTCTTTTGGCCAGGGCAAGGTGGAGAGTCAAAGCATGCCTCTCAAGCCCTCCCGCGTGAAATCTCTGCGGCCATTTCTTCACAAACAGAGCAATCTTGAGGAGCTTTGAAGGTGGTtttgaagaaaaggaaagatggTTCCACGCAGATGGGAAAGAAAGGAGATTAATTGCTTGATTTTGCTcatcattttccaacatttggAGATGAGAATTTCGAGCTTCAGAACAGTGAGACCAGTGGATGAACGAGATGGAGGAGAAGACAgagagaaggaggaggaagtAGCAGACGTATCTGAAACTGAAGACAGTGGTTTGATCCTTCGCCATGGCAGTGCATAGATCAGGAGATGGAGAAATCAGTCACGATTGAAGTCCCTTAATTTGTTTTGGATCTGAGAAGTCTCTGTAATATAAGATTCGGAATTTGAATTATTCCCACTGATAAGCTTCTTgatcatttaatatatatatccgGTGGACTGTAAACGAAGCTAGTACAGTTTGCTTGAGAGTGGCAATCCTTTTTGACTTCCCAGGATTAAATTAAAGTAACCTTCCTAAACTTCCTTATTACTAACTTTGTAGCTACCATAATCAATATCAATGCTATAACAGTATTAAACAATACGCAACCATAAACAAAACCAGTTATTCCCAACTATAGTagtcataatatatatatatatatataatgatgatAAGAGGGCCTAGGagtatgtaaaaaaaataactcataattAGAGAACTGTGGTTGTTAGATTTTGGGTATACGAATTTTGTATAAAGATGATActggtaataataataatcaaatttaagcTGTGGCATATATTGCTCAAGGACCTAATAATCTACCCAACCCACTAAGGAATGGTAACCCAAAGGTGCTGCGCCTGTGGCTAAAAGTTGACCAAACTTGAGTTTCTTTCTTGTTATGGAAGACCCACCATAAGCAAGTCAAAGAGTCTATTCTCCATGATCAGCACATGGGATGAAAGGTCTACCAGTTGCGAATTGTTTGGTACATAAGACACAACTTCAGTGGacaattttgttgtttcaaGTTAATGATTTATTGTCACTTAATAGTATTTATAAAAAGcttttaattaaagaaaataatgtgtGAATATTTACAAATTTAACTTTACTAATAACACTTAGAAGCCTTTGTTTTCTTAAGGGAAATTGGGACTTTTATGTTAATCATAAAGAAGACATAATGTTGGcatggaaggaaaagaaaccatAGACGATAAAAACACAGTTAATGAGAGAGTTAGAAGGCGAGTACTCATGTGACCAGTGGTACTGTGGCGCAACAGACGCCAAACTGTACCAACTCCAGCAAGCCAAAATCCCAAGCTTTATCCATACCAGATCAACCAACGCCATGGTCAGAAACACGCAACCGGAGTCCGATCCCGCAGCGGAGCCCAGACTCGATCCCAACTCGGAGCACATTCCGATTGACGTGTCCGCCGGCGTCAAGGCGGCCGTGCGGATCGCCAGGTTGAGGCTGAAGGAGTAGACCTGGAAGGCCACGAGGCGCGAGGCGGGGTTGAGGCTGAGGAAGACGGCCAAGGTGAAGGGGAGTTGATGTTGACTATGCCTTGATGTGGATGCTGGTGGTGGCGGCGATCTGCTTTCCCAGCGGGGGACGGTGGCACCGTTATTGGTTTCCGCGGCAGGTCTTCAACTTCGTTTCGGATTTTCCATTCTGGGATGTGAGAAGTGGCTGAAACTACAGTTACAAAaccaaatcaaaaacaaaatatcgcCGTTGCCGGGGATCGAACCCGGGTCACCCGCGTGACAGGCGGGAATACTTACCACTATACTACAACGACTTGATTGTTGTTGGGcgttatttaaaattaaataaagtttgTCATCCTTGGCAGACTTTTGTTGAAGTGAATTtccatatataaaaatatatattcatcatTCTTCGgttcaaaatacaataaaaaatatattttcgtGAATATAAGTAGAGATAATTGTGAAACTTCATCCATGCAAAATTGTGTTTTCATTGAGTTTATTAGATTGTCCCATTACttattcaaacaaattaatagaaaattattgTGCTTAAAATGACAACATTACCAAACTGTATTATTGGTACAGTATCCGTTACTACTACTGAGCGAGTGTATAAACAAAAggtaattgattttaaaaaaataataaaaggatACAAAGATGATGCTTAGATTGACTCCAACAAGAATCCTTACTCGtacacataattaataattaaatatataaaataattatatatatatacaaaattaataattatgtgtatatcaataatcaaatatacatatacaaaattaataattaaatacataataattaaatacgcacgtacacaaactcaataatcaaatatacaaatcaataaccaaatatataaatatacaatattattcatctaatacataaataaataaataatttaaaaaaaaaatcacaaaccacAAGCTATTCGTTTGTGGAGTCATTTTGCAAGCCGCCAGTCGCTTAGAGTCGCCATAATCAATTGTTTCGTTGGTCGTTGCAACTTTTGTTGTTTGGCAATCGATTTGTCTTCTGTCGCCCCTTCACCTTTCTCCTAACGTTGATGGCCGT
It contains:
- the LOC127796613 gene encoding uncharacterized protein LOC127796613; protein product: MAKDQTTVFSFRYVCYFLLLLSVFSSISFIHWSHCSEARNSHLQMLENDEQNQAINLLSFPSAWNHLSFSSKPPSKLLKIALFVKKWPQRFHAGGLERHALTLHLALAKRGHDLHIFTANPPNSPLPKYPISNLHFHFSKPTAAGYLDQASVWAQFLAQNSTGRPFDVIHTESVGLMHTRSRNLTNLAVSWHGIAYEAIHSDVIQELLRDPAEPQAKALAQRALKVVEEVRFFPRYAHHVATSDHVGDVLRRIYMIPDDRVHVILNGVDEGIFRPDGSRGKDFKQKFAVPKTKSLILGMAGRLVKDKGHPLMFEALKQMFAENITFRESVAVLVAGDGPWGGRYKDLGTNLLVLGPVEQAQLAGFYNAIDLFVNPTLRAQGLDHTLLEATLSGKPVMATRLASITGSVIVSNEMGYTFSPTVSSLKRALYQVWEDGRGILEKKGMVARGRGLTLFTATKMAAAYERLFLCISSEQEMGNDYCRYQPSSG